The following proteins are encoded in a genomic region of Sesamum indicum cultivar Zhongzhi No. 13 linkage group LG8, S_indicum_v1.0, whole genome shotgun sequence:
- the LOC105168868 gene encoding glycine-rich RNA-binding protein 2, mitochondrial-like, which yields MAFFRRAGSVLRRTVTNNLNQEISSSRPSILQAIRCMSTSKVFVGGLSYSTDDTSLREAFDKYGEVAEARVIVDRETGRSRGFGFVTYSSAEEASAAIQALDQQELHGRRIRVNYANDRTRGYGGGGFRGGNFGGAGGGYNAGGFGGGYGAGGGYNNNDGYGGNYGGGGAGYGGSGYGGGSNFDSGANSYGSGAGTNAYPAGGESQTGIDNYTSSNSYGGENLSYGGDGQNFGVAGGVGGSDNFFSSGEGAGSSGVGDKLADEESIHIGGADEDLSQVGPLEGNFRDDDDTPDNYADRRG from the exons ATGGCTTTCTTTAGAAGAGCTGGAAGTGTATTACGGAGAACTGTGACTAATAACCTCAATCAGGAAATCTCGTCTTCCAGACCTTCCATCTTACAAGCAATAAGATGCATGTCTACTTCAAAGGTCTTTGTTGGAG GACTATCATACAGCACAGACGACACAAGTCTGAGGGAGGCTTTTGATAAGTACGGAGAAGTTGCTGAAG CAAGGGTAATTGTTGACCGTGAAACTGGTAGGTCCAGAGGATTTGGTTTTGTTACATATTCTTCTGCTGAGGAGGCATCTGCTGCCATCCAGGCTTTGGATCAGCAG GAACTTCATGGTCGTAGAATAAGAGTGAATTATGCAAATGACAGAACCCGTGGTTATGGTGGTGGAGGGTTCAGAGGTGGCAACTTTGGTGGGGCAGGTGGCGGTTACAATGCCGGTGGTTTTGGTGGGGGCTATGGTGCTGGTGGTGGTTATAATAACAATGATGGTTATGGTGGAAATTATGGTGGTGGCGGTGCTGGTTATGGTGGCAGTGGTTATGGCGGtggttcaaattttgattctgGGGCCAACAGTTATGGAAGTGGCGCTGGGACCAATGCCTATCCTGCTGGTGGAGAGAGCCAAACTGGCATTGACAATTATACAAGCAGTAATAGTTATGGTGGTGAGAACTTGAGCTACGGTGGTGATGGTCAAAATTTCGGCGTTGCTGGTGGTGTTGGGGGCAGTGACAACTTTTTCAGCAGTGGTGAGGGAGCTGGCAGCAGTGGGGTTGGGGACAAGCTTGCCGATGAAGAAAGCATTCATATTGGAGGTGCTGATGAAGATTTAAGTCAAGTTGGTCCATTGGAGGGAAACTTCAGAGACGATGATGACACCCCTGACAACTATGCTGATAGAAGGGGTTGA
- the LOC105168871 gene encoding mitochondrial import inner membrane translocase subunit Tim9 — protein sequence MSAMIDQLQIRDSLRMYNSLVERCFTDCVDTFRRKTLDKQEETCVRRCAEKFLKHSMRVGMRFAELNQGAATQD from the exons ATGTCCGCCATGATCGACCAGCTCCAAATCCGCGAcag TTTAAGGATGTATAATTCCCTGGTGGAAAGATGCTTCACTGATTGTGTGGACACTTTTCGGCGCAAAACTCTAGACAAACAAGAGGAGACGTGCGTTCGGAGATGTGCTGAGAAGTTCCTGAAGCATTCGATGCGTGTTGGCATGAGATTTGCAGAGCTGAACCAAGGTGCTGCAACACAAGATTAA
- the LOC105168866 gene encoding phosphoserine phosphatase, chloroplastic — MEGLMSARINLKPIHSFSSRQQNSILVPALPPKVAKRVLISPTWIMRNPKSLNSIAASFQPLEGSAATHFDNTLPSKEVLDVWRTADAVCFDVDSTVCVDEGIDELAEFCGAGKAVAEWTARAMSGSVPFEQALAARLSLFNPSLSQVKEFLEKRPPRLSPGIDALVKKLKDKNKTVFLVSGGFRQMINPIASILGIPLENIYANQLLFGSSGEFLGFDTKEPTSRSGGKATAVEQIRKVKGYNSLVMIGDGATDLEARKPGGADLFICYGGVQLRASVAAKADWLVYNFKDLINSLD; from the exons ATGGAAGGATTGATGAGTGCGCGGATCAATTTGAAGCCAATTCACTCTTTTAGTAGTAGGCAACAAAACTCAATTCTTGTTCCTGCATTGCCTCCAAAAGTGGCAAAGAGGGTATTGATTAGTCCAACTTGGATAATGAGAAATCCAAAATCCTTAAATTCAATTGCTGCTTCTTTTCAACCATTGGAGGGCTCAGCAGCAACCCATTTTGACAACACATTACCATCCAAAG agGTCCTTGATGTGTGGAGAACTGCCGATGCTGTATGCTTTGATGTGGATAGTACAGTGTGCGTGGATGAGGGGATTGATGAGCTGGCAGAGTTTTGTGGAGCTGGAAAGGCTGTCGCAGAATGGACTGCCAG GGCGATGAGTGGTTCTGTTCCTTTTGAGCAAGCCTTGGCTGCCAGATTATCTCTTTTTAACCCGTCACTGTCCCAAGTGAAGGAGTTCCTTGAGAAGAGACCTCCAAG ACTTTCTCCTGGCATTGATGCGTTGGTGAAGAAGctgaaagacaaaaacaaGACTGTATTTCTGGTCTCTGGAGGTTTTCGTCAAATGATAAAT CCCATCGCATCAATCCTTGGGATACCACTTGAGAACATATACGCCAATCAACTTCTCTTTGGAAGCTCTGGCGAGTTCTTGGGGTTCGATACTAAAGAGCCCACTTCAAGAAGTGGAGGGAAAGCCACTGCCGTTGAACAGATTAGGAAG GTTAAAGGATACAATTCTTTAGTCATGATTGGAGATGGTGCAACTGATCTTGAG GCCCGTAAGCCGGGAGGTGCTGACTTGTTTATATGCTATGGAGGAGTCCAACTTCGAGCAAGCGTTGCAGCTAAAGCTGATTGGCTTGTGTACAATTTCAAAGACTTGATCAACTCATTGGACTAG
- the LOC105169393 gene encoding B3 domain-containing protein Os01g0723500-like: MAEKLAASRHFFKVMIPGFQQKLNLPPGFCKKLKKEKSREAIVTSGKGTWKMKVCRNVGGGMMSLEDGWGAFVCAHGLSVGDFVVFEHTGQLHFNALVFDPSACEKEFLVEFKKEHRHQDTANTRRKSGHVSYHSKKPHFILTMKPYHAHKQGRVTIPVKFMRSNNLEKISSVTLRSPDHERRAWSVRVLVEETPNLRGRMDRGWHDFYVANKLKDGDVCVFELNRRLSRRPTSVSLDVKILTTLV, encoded by the exons ATGGCAGAAAAACTTGCAGCATCAAGGCATTTCTTCAAGGTCATGATACCTGGTTTCCAGCAAAAACTG AATTTGCCACCGGGTTTTTGCAAGAAGCTaaagaaagagaaatcaaGAGAGGCAATAGTGACAAGTGGGAAAGGAACATGGAAGATGAAGGTGTGCAGAAACGTGGGAGGTGGGATGATGAGCTTGGAAGATGGATGGGGTGCGTTTGTGTGTGCGCATGGGCTGAGTGTTGGAGACTTTGTTGTGTTTGAACACACTGGTCAGCTGCATTTCAATGCTTTGGTGTTTGATCCCAGTGCCTGCGAGAAAGAGTTTCTTGTTGAGTTCAAGAAAGAGCATCGTCATCAAGACACTGCTAACACCAGGA GGAAATCAGGTCATGTTTCATACCACAGCAAAAAACCACATTTCATCCTCACAATGAAACCTTATCATGCTCATAAACAAGGCAGAGTG ACGATCCCAGTAAAATTTATGAGATCAAATAATCTGGAGAAGATCTCAAGTGTAACTTTAAGAAGCCCTGATCACGAGAGAAGAGCATGGAGTGTAAGAGTGTTGGTTGAAGAAACTCCTAATCTCCGGGGCAGAATGGACAGAGGCTGGCATGACTTCTACGTAGCCAATAAGCTCAAGGATGGAGACGTTTGCGTTTTTGAACTCAATCGTCGTCTTTCTCGACGTCCCACATCTGTTTCATTGGACGTTAAGATCTTAACGACTCTCGTTTAA
- the LOC105168870 gene encoding uncharacterized protein LOC105168870, with protein sequence MALAAAANVYSPPLMAAQKPNAPPSTTTTTTLSSKKNTTVFPLGEPGPRVGYSASAQPVKLLTRVEQLRLLSKAEKAGLLSAAEKFGLSLSTIERLGLLSKAEELGVLSAATDPGTPSALLSLSLFLLVLGPASVYLVPEDYPWEIGLQVVVVLLSVVGGSAAFAASNLVSTLQKSN encoded by the exons ATGGCATTGGCAGCTGCAGCAAATGTCTACTCTCCTCCTCTAATGGCTGCCCAGAAGCCCAATGCTCCTCCTTCTACCACAACTACCACTACTCTCTCCTCTAAAAAG AATACAACTGTTTTCCCTCTCGGCGAACCAGGCCCTCGTGTAGGATACTCAGCGTCCGCGCAGCCGGTGAAGCTGTTGACACGGGTGGAGCAGCTGCGCCTCCTCAGCAAGGCCGAGAAGGCTGGCCTCTTATCGGCAGCTGAGAAGTTTGGGCTATCGTTGTCGACAATAGAGAGGCTCGGCCTGCTATCCAAGGCAGAAGAATTGGGGGTGCTTTCAGCGGCTACTGATCCGGGCACGCCTTCAGCTCTTCTCAGTCTGAGCTTGTTTCTGCTGGTGTTGGGGCCTGCCAGTGTTTACTTGGTGCCGGAAGACTACCCTTGGGAAATAGGTCTGCAGGTTGTGGTTGTTCTACTTTCTGTAGTTGGTGGCTCTGCTGCTTTTGCTGCATCAAATCTTGTATCCACCTTGcagaaatcaaattaa
- the LOC105168869 gene encoding 60S ribosomal protein L44 — protein MVNVPKTKKTYCKSKECKKHTLHKVTQYKKGKDSLAAQGKRRYDRKQSGYGGQTKPVFHKKAKTTKKIVLRLQCQGCKHVSQHPIKRCKHFEIGGDKKGKGTSLF, from the exons ATG GTGAACGTTCCTAAGACAAAGAAGACTTACTGCAAATCAAAGGAGTGCAAAAAGCACACCTTGCATAAGGTTACACAGTACAAGAAGGGAAAAGATAGCTTAGCTGCTCAGGGAAAGCGCCGTTATGATCGGAAGCAGTCAGGTTATGGTGGTCAGACCAAGCCCGTCTTCCACAAGAAG GCAAAAACGACTAAGAAAATTGTGTTGAGGCTGCAATGCCAAGGCTGCAAACATGTCTCCCAGCACCCAATCAAG AGGTGCAAGCATTTTGAGATTGGTGGAGATAAGAAGGGGAAAGGAACATCACTTTTCTAA
- the LOC105168867 gene encoding uncharacterized protein LOC105168867, whose protein sequence is MDVWIVAAAAGAGYVAQRLKNLKSKHNWSDLSYENHNNVRPGSSSIRQKVPDKSCPIRRVLLGKCFEEEMSREGEKSCRDAFTADIASTSGYKDENLVMLDNFATYGTHSDSNSLAGFGNSEDIRGDLEGRVPSSIGEVITNDSLPEPSSREMGFSYGFRKQRSSIRSRRINSQFIQPRTSLESCLMAQLYKEYAEIEEYIYCPSPLQKPTLRPFIVTDGSRIISRTPQDYISEPSGTGKCKLQKDTYAQERTTVLGVPRLPNVASVKLQKNAKARKGKEPILRRTDSSKLANGNHNNAPGSSDGALLFYFGLTMGIISSFLANKREMEQLNKLLKQSENLVQDLQDELEMKDSLTVKELAVEDYESQDMHNDRCSDDAVHALSLVQKLNDASRYSNEDHCDQKADEESLSKIEAELEAELERLASNMNSSRLERKISSTAELDPNFVSDVVKGELRADLFGAKTGDQPYADRDGSGNSTPHSAHYSISPRELSLRLHEVIQSRLEQRIKELETALQNSQRKVKYMESEHVRPSREISDNKTGTSSTRDSPVAKNWPQSMDQPVVINLSGDALAAYNEAYEEFTKISDSDEEDLQFGFENSVRVQDGDMKQYLFSNGSREMVFDRRTEEELHTMSNDIVCSSQDESEDDEMEKLLIQQIIEKARKGSPAVLKAQRALLSTDEH, encoded by the exons ATGGATGTTTGGATTGTTGCAGCGGCTGCTGGTGCTGGATATGTAGCTCAGCGTCTGAAGAATCTTAAGAGTAAGCATAATTGGTCAGATTTGTCTTATGAGAACCATAATAATGTTAGACCTGGGTCCTCGAGTATTAGACAGAAGGTACCAGATAAGAGCTGTCCAATCCGCAGAGTGTTGTTGGGAAAATGTTTTGAGGAAGAAATGTCTAGAGAAGGAGAAAAGTCTTGCAGAGATGCTTTTACTGCAGATATTGCTTCAACTAGTGGATATAAAGATGAAAATCTGGTAATGCTGGATAACTTTGCGACTTATGGTACACATTCTGATTCAAATTCTTTAGCTGGGTTTGGGAACAGTGAAGATATTCGAGGGGATTTGGAAGGTAGAGTACCTTCCAGCATTGGTGAAGTTATTACTAATGATTCATTGCCTGAACCTTCTTCAAGAGAGATGGGTTTTTCTTATGGTTTTAGGAAACAGAGAAGTAGCATTAGAAGTAGAAGGATTAATAGTCAATTCATACAACCCCGAACTTCTCTTGAAAGTTGTCTTATGGCTCAGTTATACAAAGAATATGCTGAAATTGAAGAATACATTTATTGTCCCAGTCCACTTCAGAAACCGACTTTGAGACCATTTATTGTGACTGATGGAAGCAGAATTATCAGCAGAACTCCTCAAGATTACATCAGTGAACCGAGTGGAACAGGGAAATGTAAGTTGCAGAAGGATACCTATGCACAGGAGAGGACGACTGTACTTGGTGTTCCAAGACTCCCCAATGTTGCATCTGTGAAGTTACAAAAGAACGCTAAAGCTAGAAAAGGAAAGGAGCCTATTCTAAGAAGAACTGACTCTAGTAAACTGGCCAATGGAAACCACAACAATGCGCCAG GATCATCTGATGGGGCTCTTCTTTTCTACTTCGGATTAACAATGGGCATTATATCTTCTTTCTTGGCAAATAAACGGGAAATGGAACAGTTGAATAAGTTGTTGAAGCAGTCTGAGAATCTGGTTCAAGATCTCCAAGATGAGCTTGAGATGAAAGATTCTTTAACTGTAAAGGAGCTTGCTGTAGAGGATTATGAATCACAGGACATGCATAATGATCGTTGCTCTGATGATGCTGTACATGCTTTGTCTCTTGTTCAGAAATTGAATGATGCTTCAAGGTATTCTAATGAGGACCATTGTGATCAGAAGGCTGATGAGGAATCTTTAAGTAAAATTGAAGCAGAGCTTGAAGCTGAGTTGGAGAGATTGGCATCAAACATGAACTCGTCCAGattggaaagaaaaatatccaGCACAGCTGAG CTTGATCCAAATTTTGTGTCGGATGTTGTCAAGGGGGAATTAAGAGCCGACTTGTTTGGTGCCAAGACCGGTGACCAACCTTATGCTGATCGGGATGGAAGCGGTAACTCCACACCCCACTCAGCCCACTACTCCATCTCCCCCAGAGAGCTGAGTTTGCGCTTGCATGAAGTCATCCAATCAAGACTTGAACAACGAATAAAGGAACTTGAAACAGCACTCCAGAACAGCCAGAGAAAGGTCAAGTACATGGAATCCGAGCATGTGCGTCCATCAAGGGAGATCTCAGACAACAAAACAGGAACTTCCTCCACCCGTGATAGCCCGGTTGCTAAAAACTGGCCACAATCTATGGACCAGCCCGTCGTTATCAATTTATCAGGTGATGCTCTGGCTGCATACAATGAGGCATACGAAGAGTTCACAAAGATCTCTGACTCAGACGAGGAAGACTTGCAGTTTGGGTTTGAGAACAGTGTTCGGGTTCAAGATGGGGACATGAAACAGTATTTGTTCTCCAATGGGAGTCGAGAAATGGTGTTTGATCGAAGAACTGAGGAAGAGCTTCACACCATGTCAAATGATATTGTGTGCAGCAGCCAGGATGAGAGTGAAGATGATGAAATGGAGAAGCTGTTGATACAGCAAATTATAGAGAAAGCAAGGAAAGGCTCTCCTGCAGTTTTGAAAGCTCAAAGAGCATTATTATCAACCGATGAACATTGA